GCGCCTGACATGGCACGCCGTCTGTGGCTGATCTTCGCCCAAGCGGTCACTGTCGCGGTGGCGGTGGTGTTCGTGATCAGCACCTTCAAGCCCGAATGGCTTCCCGGTCAGCATCCTACCGTGATCGCGGTCGCCGACGGCACCAGCGCATCCACCACGCCTCCCGCCCGAACCGGTTCCTACGCCCCCGCCGCGCAACGCGCGCTGCCGACGGTCGTCCACATCTTCACGAGCAAGGAGGTCCGCAATCCGCGCAACCCCCTGCTCGACGATCCGATCTTCCGCCATTTCTTCGGTGATCGCCTCGGTCGCCCGCAGCAGCGCACCTCCGGCCTCGGCTCGGGAGTCATCGCCAGCCCCGACGGCTACATCCTCACCAACAATCATGTCATCGAGGCCGCGGACGAGATCGAAGTCGCCCTCGAGGACGGGCGCAAGTTCTCCGCGCGCCTCGTCGGGCGTGATCCGGAAACCGACCTGGCGGTGCTCCGGATCGAAGCCGGCGCGCCGCTGCCGGCCATCACCTTTGCGGGCAAGAATGCCTTGCAGGTGGGTGACGTGGTGCTCGCCATCGGCAATCCCTTCGGCGTCGGCCAGACCGTCACCATGGGCATCGTCTCGGCGCTTCAGCGCAACCATCTGGGGATCAGCACCTTCGAGAACTTCATCCAGACCGACGCGGCCATCAATCCGGGCAACTCGGGCGGTGCGCTGGTCAACAGCGAAGGGGAGCTGGTGGGCATCAACTCGGCCATTTATTCTCGCTCCGGCGGCTCGCTCGGGATCGGTTTTGCCATCCCGGTGGATTTCGCCAAGGACGTGATGGAGCAGATCATCCGCACCGGTCAGGTCACACGCGGCTGGATCGGCGTGGAAATTCAGGATCTGACCCCGGAGCTGGCCACCTCGTTCGGCCTCAAGAGTACCGCCGGTGCGCTCATCGCAGGCGTCATGCGCGGCGGTCCGGCGGATCAGGCGGGCATCCGGCCGGGCGACGTCCTCACCGCCATCGACAAGCAGGCCATCGAAGACCCACAGCGCATGCTCGAGATGATCGCGGCGATCACCCCCGGTCGGCGGGCGCATTTCAAGCTGATCCGCGCCGGCAAGTCCTACCAGACCGAGGTCGAGATCGGACGGCGCCCGACCGCCGTGAAAGGCGATTAGGCCGCTCCTAGCGCATGAACCGCCCGGCCGGGCGGTTGGCATCAGGGCGTCGGCGTGACGTCGGTGGATGACACCTCGTCGTCGGCGGCGCTGTCCTGGCTCACGTATTTGGCCAGGATCAGCCCGAGCTCGAAGAGCATCCACATGGGCACCGCCAGCATGAACTGGGAGATCATGTCGGGCGGGGTGACCACCGCGGCGATCACGAAGGCACCGACGACCACGTAGGGGCGCGCTTCCTTGAGCTTGCTGCGCTCGACGATACCGAACTTGGTCAGCAGAATCACGATGACCGGCACCTCGAAGGTGATGCCGAAGGCCAGGAACATGGTCATCACGAAGGACAGGTACTGCTCGATGTCCGGCGCTGGTGTGATGCTCTTCGGCGCGAATTCGCCGATGAACTTGAACACCATGTTGAACACGAAGAAATAGCAGAACGCCATCCCCAGCAGAAACAGGACGGTGCTGCCGGCGACCAGCGGCAGCGCCAGTCGCTTTTCGTGGGCGTAGAGTCCCGGCGCCACGAACGCCCAGGCCTGGTAGAGCACCACCGGCAAGGCTGCCACGAAGGCCACCATCAGGGTCACCTTGACCGGAACGAAGAAGGGAGTCACCACGCCGGTGGCGATCATGCGGGTGCCGTCGGGCAGCGCATGCATCATCGGCAGGGCGAGCAGATCGTAGATCTGGCCCGCCCACGGCATCAGGCACACGAAGACGACGACGACGGCGACGACGGCGCGCAACAGCCGGTCACGCAACTCGACCAGGTGCGCCATGAAGGTGTCCTGACCTGCTTCACTCATGTCTTGCTCTCGCGCTTGTCGGCAGCGGCTTCGTCGAGCCCCAGGGCCATCTGGTTGTCATCGGCACCAGCGCCGGCCTCGTCCTCATGGGCGTCTCCGCGCGCAACCGCGGCTTCGATATCCTTCTCCGCCCGGGCGAGCGACGCGGCATCGGGCGCCTTGGCCGCCGCGCCGTCGTCGGTCAGCTCGGCCACGCTCGCATTGAGCGAGTCGGCGGTACTCTGCATGTCCTTTTGCATCGCATCGGTCTGGGCGCGGATGTTGTTTTCCAGATCGCGCGCCTGGCTGGCCACTTCCTGCTGCAGCTTCTTGAGGTCCTCGAGCTGCATCTCGCGCTGGATATCGGATTTGACATCCCCCACGTAGCGCTGCAGGCGCCCGAGCAGGTGCCCCACGGTCCGCGCCACACGCGGCAGTCGTTCCGGGCCGATGACGACGAGCCCGACGATGCCGATGATCATCAATTCGGAGAAACCGATATCGAACATGTTGGATCCGGTAAGGAGGGAATGTCAGGACGCAAAACGAGGGGCGAACAGCGATCCGCCCCTCGGTTGACCGCGAGCCGGATCAGGAGTTGTTGACCTTTTCCTTGGCCTCGGCGTTGATGGTCTTGCCATCAAGTTGTTCGGGCTTGGCGGCGTCGGCTTCGCTGTTCGCTTCTTTCATGCCTTCCTTGAAGCCCTTGACCGCACCGCCGAGATCCTGGCCGATGTTGCGCAGCTTCTTGGTACCGAACACCAGCATGACGATCACCAGCACAATCAGCCAGTGCCAGATGCTAAAAGAACCCATGTATCACTCCCAGCGTTTCAACGCTTCAACATTGGCGGCAGCACGTCCGGGCCGCCGACGAAATGGACATGGAGATGATACACCTCCTGCCGTCCGACCCGCCCCGTGTTGATCAGGGTGCGGAACCCATCGGTACAGCCCTGCTCGATGGCCACCCGCGCCCCGACCTGCAGCAGCTTGCCCATCACCGCGTTGTGCTCGGGGGTCGCTTCGGCCAGCGAGGCGACATGCTGCTTCGGAATGGCCAGCAGATGGACCGGCGCCTGGGCGTTGATGTCGTGAAAGACGAGGATGTCCTCGTCTTCGTAGGCCTTCTTCGACGGAATCTCGCCCGCCACGATCTTGCAGAAAATGCAGTCGGTCATTGGACTCACCCCGCGTTGCGCGATTTCTTCTCGTCGATGCCCGACACGCCCTCGCGACGCCGGAACTCGGCCAGCACATCGTCCACGGTCAGGCCGAAGTGCGCCAGCAGCACCATGGAGTGGAACCACACGTCCGTAACCTCCCACACCAGATGGAGGTGGTTGCCGTCCTTGGCCGCCATGATGGTCTCGGCGGCCTCTTCGGCCACCTTCTTGCAGATGGCGTCGGTGCCCTTGGCATACAGGCTGGAGACGTAGGACGCGTCCGGGTCGGCCGCCTTGCGTTCGGCCAGGGTCTTGGCCACGCGATGAAGCACTTCGATATCGATCACTTGTAGATTTCCTCCGGGTCTTTCAGTACCGGCTCGACGACGTCCCATTCTCCGTCATTTGTATGACGGTTGAAGAAACAGCTCCTGCGCCCCGTATGGCAGGCCATGCCGCCGACCTGCTCGATCTTGAGCAGGATCACATCCTTGTCGCAATCGGCGCGGATCTCCAGCACTTTCTGGAAGTGGCCGGATTCCTCGCCCTTGTGCCACAGCTTGCGCCGCGAGCGCGACCAGTAGACCGCCTCGCCCTTTTCCGCGGTGAGGCTGAGCGCCTCCCGGTTCATCCACGCGAACATGAGCACCTCACCCGTGTGCGCATCCTGCGCAATCACGGGCACCAGGCCCTGGTCGTCCCAGCAGATCTCGTTCAGCCAGCGATTGGAGGGTGCGTTCATAACCGGACCTCGATCCCGCGCTCGCGCATGAAAGCCTTGGCTTCGTGCACGGTGTGCTGGCCAAAATGGAAAATGCTGGCCGCCAGCACCGCGTCGGCGCGGCCTTCGGTCACGCCGTCGGCCAGATGATCGAGCGTCCCCACGCCGCCGCTGGCGATGATGGGAATGCGCACGGCGTCGGACACGGCGCGGGTCAGGCCCAGGTCGAAACCGTTCTTGGTGCCGTCCCGGTCCATACTCGTGAGCAGGATTTCCCCCGCCCCCAGCGACTCGACCTTGCGCGCCCACTCGATGGCATCGAGACCAGTGTTCTTGCGCCCGCCGTGGGTGAACACCTCCCACTTGCCGGGCGCGGTCTGCTTGGCGTCGATGGCCACCACGATGCACTGGCTACCGACCTTGCCGCTGGCCTCGGCGACGATGTCCGGATGGGTCACCGCCGCGGTGTTGATGCTCACCTTGTCGGCGCCCGCGTTGAGCAGGCGGCGCACGTCGGCCACGGTGCGCACACCGCCGCCCACGGTCAACGGAATGAAGACCTGCTCGGCCACCTGCTCGACCACGTGCAGGATGATGTCGCGATCGTCGGAACTGGCGGTGATGTCGAGGAAGGTGATCTCGTCGGCGCCTTGCTCGTCATAGCGGCGCGCCACCTCGACCGGGTCGCCGGCATCGCGCAACTCGACGAAGTTCACGCCCTTGACGACACGACCGGCATTGACGTCCAGGCAGGGAATGATGCGCTTGGCCAGCATGCTCAGCCTGCGAGCTCGTCGGCGCGGGCCTGGGCCGCGCGAAAGTCGAGCGTACCCTCGTAGATCGCGCGCCCGGTAATGGCGCCCATGACGCCCTCGCTCTCGACGGCGCACAGATCCTCGATGTCCTTGAGGCTGGCGATGCCGCCGGAGGCGATGACCGGAATCAGCAGGGACTGGGCGAGCCGGACCGTCGCTTCGACGTTCACGCCGGAGAGCATGCCGTCGCGACCGATGTCGGTGTAGATGACTCCCTCGACACCGTAGTCCTCGAACTTCTTCGCCAGATCGACCACGTCGTGCCCGGTCATTTTCGACCAGCCGTCCACCGCCACCTTGCCGTCCTTGGCATCCAGGCCGACGATGATGTGCCCCGGAAACGCGCTGCAGGCGTCCTGCAGGAACCCGGGGTTCTTCACCGCGGCGGTGCCGATGATGACGTAGTCGATGCCGTCGTCGAGATAGCGCTCGATGGTGTCGAGGTCGCGGATGCCGCCCCCGAGCTGCACCGGGATCTCGTCACCGACCGCTTCGACGATGGCCTGGATCGCCTCTTCGTTGACGGGCTTGCCGGCAAAAGCGCCGTTCAGGTCGACCAGGTGCAACCGGCGCGCGCCCTGGTCGAGCCAGTGGCGGGCCATGGCGGCCGGATTGTCGGAAAATACCGTGGCATCTTCCATCTCGCCCTGCTTGAGGCGGACACAGTGACCGTCCTTGAGGTCGATGGCGGGAATGAGCAACATACGCGGAATCGCTATAGCGTCTTGGGGAAAAAGCGTGAGCGCTGGACCCTCAGGGGTTCCAGCCGATGAAATTGGTCAGCAACTGCAGCCCCGCCCGGGCACTTTTCTCCGGATGGAACTGCACCGCGAAAATGTTATCCCGCGCCACCGCACTGGTAAAGCGCAGGCCGTAATCGGTGTGGGCGGCCACGACATCGCCCTGCGCCGGATCGACATAGTAGCTATGCACGAAATAGAAGCGGTCGCCATCGGGGATGCCCGCCCACATGGGGTGCGCGCCGTGATGCCAGACCTCATTCCAGCCCATGTGCGGCACCTTCAGGCGGGCGCCGTCGGCGCCGACCATGCGCTCGTCCGGAAACCGGCGCACCTGCCCGGGGAACACGCCGAGCCCGGCCACATGGCCTTCCTCGCTGCGTTCGAACAGCATCTGCAGACCGATGCAGATGCCCAAAAAGGGTTTTTCGGCGGCGGCCTTGAGGACGGCGTCGTGCAAACCCCGGGCCTCGAGTTCGGCCATGCAGTCGGGCATCGCGCCCTGGCCCGGGAACACGACGCGACGCGCCGAAGCGACCACGGCGGGATCGTCGGTCACGCGCACGGTCGCCTCACCGGCCACATGCGCGATGGCCTTCTCCACCGAACGCAGGTTGCCCATGCCATAGTCGATCACGGCGACATCAATCATGAACGGCTCACTCGAATGCTTGAACGCTTGGGGAAAACGGCGGGACGGCTCAGAGCGTCCCCTTGGTGGACGGCACCACGCCGGCAGCACGCGGATCGAGCTCGGCGGCCATGCGCAGGGCGCGGCCGAAGGCCTTGAAGATCGTCTCGCACTGATGGTGCGCGTTGTCGCCGCGCAGGTTGTCGATGTGCAGGCTCACGCCGGCGTGATTCACGAAACCCTGGAAGAACTCGCGCGCCAGATCCACATCGAAGTCGCCGATGCGGGCCCGGGTGTAGTCGACGAAGTAATGCAGGCCGGGACGCCCCGAGAAATCGACGACCACCCGCGACAGCGCCTCGTCCAGCGGCACGTAAGCGTGCCCGTAACGGCGGATACCCTTTTTGTCGCCAACCGCCTTCGCGAATGCCTGCCCCAGGGTGATGCCCACGTCCTCGACGGTGTGATGGTCGTCGATGTGCGTGTCGCCCTCGGCCTTGATGGTCAGGTCGATCATGCCGTGCCGGGCGATCTGGTCGAGCATGTGATCGAGGAACGGGACCCCGGTGTCGAGCTGGGCGCTGCCGGTGCCATCCAGATCCACGCTGACGGTGATCCGGGTTTCGAGAGTGTCGCGAGTGACTTCCGCCTGCCGCATGGTGTTGGGTGCCGGTCGCTGCAGGAGCCGGCCAATGCTGATGATCAAGACGGCCATGATACCATCGCAGCGTGCTTCCATGGCCCCCGTGAATAAAGGAAAACGCAGCGCATCATGAGCCGATTCTGGAGCGATGTGGTTCATCGTTTGACCCCCTATGTGCCGGGCGAACAACCCAAGATGGACCGGCTGGTCAAACTGAACACCAACGAAAGTCCCTACGGCCCGTCGCCACGCGCGGTCGAGGCCGTGCAAAACGCCGCTGGCGAGGATCTGCGCCGCTATCCGGACCCCAACGCCGATGCCCTGAAGCAGGCCCTGGCCACCTACCATGGCCTGACGCCCGCCCAGGTGTTCGTCGGCAACGGTTCCGACGAGGTGCTCGCGCACGCCTTCCAGGCGCTGCTCAAGCATGACGCGCCGCTGCTGTTCCCGGACATCACCTACAGCTTCTACCCGGTCTATTGCGGGCTGTACGACATCCCCTATCGCACCGTGCCGCTCAACGAGTCCTTCGAGATCGACCCCGCCGACTACGCGGGCGAGGCCGGCGCCGTGATCTTCGCCAACCCGAACGCCCCGACCGGGCGGCTGATGGCACTCGAGCAGATCGAAGCCATCCTGAAAGCGCAGCCCGAGGTGGTGGTCCTGGTGGACGAGGCCTACATCGACTACGGCGGTACGTCTGCGATCAGCCTGCTGGCCGGGCACCCCAACCTGCTGATCACGCGTACCTTCTCCAAGTCGCGGGCGCTGGCGGGGCTGCGGGTGGGCTATGCGCTCGGCAGCGCCGAACTCGTCGAAGGGCTGGAGCGGGTCAAGAACAGCTTCAATTCCTACCCGCTGGGTCGCCCCGCGCAGGCCGGCGCCATCGCCTCGGTGGAAGACGAGCCCTGGTTCCGCGACAGCTGCGCCCGGGTCATCCACAGTCGTGAGCGGTTGAGCGGCGCCCTGGCCCGGCTCGGCTTCGAGGTCCTGCCTTCGGCCGCCAACTTCATCTTCGCGCGCCATCCGCAACACGCCGGCGCCGACCTGGCCGCCGCGCTGCGCGAGCGCGCGATCATCGTGCGCCACTTCAACGCGCCGCGCATCCGTGACTTCCTGCGCATCACCGTCGGCACCGACGACGAATGCGACCTACTGGTCGCCGCATGCGAGGCGATCGTCGGCGCATGAAAAAACGCGGCCACGGCCGCGTTTTTTCATTCAGACAGACCCGACTCAGCCCTTGACCCGGTAGCGCGCCGAGCGCGCATGGGCCTGCAGTCCCTCACCGTCGGCCAAGATCGCGGCGATCGGGCCGAGATGCTGCGCGCCGGCCTCGGAGACCTGAATCAGGCTGGTGCGCTTCTGGAAGTCATACACCCCGAGCGGCGACGAGAAGCGCGCACTGCGCATGGTCGGCAACACGTGATTGGGGCCGGCACAGTAGTCGCCCAGCGCCTCGACCGACCAGTGGCCGACGAAGATCGCGCCAGCATGGCGGATCTTGCCGATCCACTCCTCGGCCTGCTCCATGGAGAGCTCCAGGTGCTCCGGCGCGATCCGGTTGGCGATGGCGCAGGCCTCATCGAGATCGTTCACCTTGATCAGCGCACCGCGATTGCGCAGCGACGCATCGATGGTGTCCTGGCGCGGCATGGTCGGCAGCAGGGTCTCGATCGAGGCATAGACCCGATCGATGAAGTCGGCGTCGGTGCACAACAGGATGGACTGGGCCAGTTCATCGTGCTCGGCCTGGGCGAACAGGTCCATGGCCACCCAGTCCGGATCGCCGCTGCCGTCGGAGATCACCAGCACTTCGGAGGGGCCGGCCACCATGTCGATGCCCACCGTGCCGAACACCCGGCGCTTGGCCGAGGCCACATAGGCATTGCCCGGCCCGACGATCTTGTCCACCTGCGGGATGCTCTGGGTGCCGTAGGCCAGTGCCGCCACCGCCTGGGCGCCACCGATGGTGAACACCCGGTCCACCCCGGTGATCGCCGCCGCCGCCAGCACCAGCGCGTTGCGCTCGCCGCCCGGCGTCGGCACCACCATGATCAGCTCCTTCACCCCGGCTACCTTGGCCGGGATGGCGTTCATGAGCACCGAGCTGGGGTAGGCCGCGCGGCCGCCAGGCACGTACAGACCCACGCGGTCGAGCGGCGTGACGATCTGCCCCAGCCGGGTGCCGTCCGCCTCGGTGTATTCCCAGGACTCGGCCCGCTGCCGGCGATGGTAGGCCTCGACCCGGTCGGCCGCCAGCTGCAGGGCCTGGCGCTGGGCGTCGCTGAGCGAGGCGAGCGCCTCGTCGAGCGCCTCGCGCGGCAGCTCCAGATCGGCGATGTGACGCGCATCGAGCCGATCGAAGCGGTTGGTGTACTCGATCACCGCCACATCACCGGTGGTGCGCACCGCGTTGAGGATGTCGGTGACGGCGTTCTCGATCTTTTCGTCGGTGCCGCTCTCGAAGGCCAGCAGGGCGTCGAGGGTGGCGAAGAAATCGCCATCGCGCGAATCGAGGCGACGGATCTGTTCACTCATGGCTTGACCGCTCCGGCAAAGGCGTCGATGACCGGCTGGATCAGCTCGCGCTTGACCTTGAGCGCGGCCTGATTGACCACCAGCCGCGAACTGATGTCCATGATGTCCTCGACCGCCTCGAGGTTGTTGGCTTTGAGCGTGCCGCCGGTGGACACCAGGTCCACGATGGCATCGGACAGGCCCACCAGCGGCGCCAGCTCCATGGAGCCATACAGTTTGATGAGGTCCACATGCATGCCCTTGGCGGCAAAGTGCTCGCGCGCCGCGCTCACATACTTGGTGGCCACGCGGATGCGCCCGCCCGGGCGCGACGCGGCCGCGTAGTCGAAGCCCTTGGGCACCGCCACGCACAGCCGGCAGCGGGCAATGTTCAGATCGAGCGGCTGGTACAAGCCGACGCCGCCATGCTCGATCAGCACGTCCTTGCCGGCGATGCCCAGATCGGCCGCGCCGTATTGCACGTAGGTCGGCGTATCGGTCGCACGCACGATGACCAGGCGCACGTCCGCGCGGTTGGTGCCGATGATGAGCTTGCGGGATTTTTCCGGATCGTCGGTCGGCACGATGCCGGCCGCGGCGAGCAGCGGAAGGGTCTCCTCGAAGATGCGGCCCTTGGACAGGGCGATCGTGATGCCGGACACAGCGGATTCCTTGGCGGTCAGTCGTCAGTCGAAAGTGGGATTCTACCGGAGCCGCTCGACGCGGGCGCCGAGCGCGGCGAGCTTGTGTTCGAGTTGCTCGTAGCCACGATCGAGATGGTAGATGCGCTCGATGGTGGTCTCGCCCTCGGCCACCAGGGCGGCGATCACCAGGCCGGCGGAGGCGCGCAGGTCGGTGGCCATGACCGTGGCGCCCTCGAGCCGCTCGACCCCGGTCACCACGGCGGTGTTGCCGTCGATGCGGATGTCGGCGCCGAGGCGCTGCAGCTCGACCGCATGCATGAAGCGGTTCTCGAAGATGGTCTCGCGGATGATGGCGGTGCCCTCGGCGACGCAGTTGATCGCCATGAACTGGGCCTGCATGTCGGTCGGGAAGGCCGGATACGGCGCGGTGCGGATGCTTACCGCACTCAGGCGCCCGGGCGCGCGCAGGCGGATGGCGTCGCGCTCGGTGTCGATCTCGCAGCCGGCGTCGAGCAGTTTGTCGATGACCACGTCCAGATAGGCCGACGAGGTGCCGGTCAGGCGGATGTCGCCGCCCGCTGCCGCCGCCGCACACAGATAGGTGCCGGTCTCAATACGGTCGGGCATGATGCGGTGGGTGGCGCCATGCAGCTTGTCGACACCCTGGATGCGGATCACGTCGGTGCCCGCGCCGGAGATGCGCGCACCCATGGCGACCAGGCAGTTGGCCAGGTCGACCACTTCGGGTTCGCGCGCCGCGTTTTCGATGACCGTCTCGCCCTCGGCGAGGCACGCCGCCATCATCAGGTTCTCGGTGCCGGTGACCGTCACCATGTCGGTGAACAGACGCGCGCCCTTCAGGCGCGGCGAGGCGGCATGGATATAGCCGTGCTCGACGCTGATCTGCGCCCCCATGGCCTGCAGCCCCTTGATGTGCTGGTCCACCGGGCGTGCGCCGATGGCGCAGCCGCCGGGCAGGCTCACCCGCGCCTCGCCGCAGCGGGCCACGAGGGGGCCGAGCACGAGGATGGAGGCCCGCATGGTCTTGACGCGTTCGTAGGGGGCGACCGGGTTGTCCAGCGCGCCGGCGTCGAGCGTCACCGTCCCGTCGGCTTCATCCCGCGCCACGCTCACGCCCATCTGCTCGATGAGCGCGAGCAGGGTGCGGATGTCCTGCAGCCGCGGCACGTTGGTGAAGGTCATCGGCTCGCGGGTCAGCAGCGCCGCGCACAGGATGGGCAGCGCCGCGTTCTTGGCGCCGGAGATCCGGGCCTCGCCGCTCAGGCGCGTGCCGCCGGTAATCCGCAGTTTGTCCATGGCTTAGAGACCCAGCTCCTCGCGCACCTGCGTCCATTTGTCGGGGGTGTAGGTCTGCAGCTGGAGGGCGTGGATCTCGTTGCCCATGAGCGCACCGAGCGTGGCATAGACCGCCTGGTGCTGACGCACCCGCGGTTTGCCGGCAAAGGCTTCGCTCACCACGATGCCGGTGAAATGGACGCCGTCGTCCCCTTCGATCTGGACGAACTCGCAGGGCATGCCCTGCTCGATCAGGCGCTTGATTTCGGACGCTTCAAACATGGTTTTTCATCCCAACATCGGCCGGGGCTGCGCCGGCCGGACAACGAAAATCAGGCGCGCAGCTTGTAGCCACGCGCCAGCAGGTTCAGGGTCAGGATCGCCAGCGCCACGAGACAACACGCGACGACGCCCAGACTGATCCACGGGGAGACGTCGGACTGGCCGAAGAATCCGTAGCGAAAACCGTCGATCATGTAGAAAAACGGGTTCAGATGCGACACTTTCTGCCAGACGGCCGGCAGCGAGTGGATCGAGTAGAACACCCCGGAGAGCATCGTCAGCGGCATGATCAGGAAGTTCTGAAAGGCCGCCAGCTGGTCGAACTTGTCTGCCCAGATGCCGGCAATGATACCGAAAGACGCCAGAATCGCGCCGCCGGCGACGGCGAAGCACAGCACCCACAGCGGTGAGGCCACCGGCAGCGAGACGAAGAACAGCGAAGCGGCGACCACACCGGCACCCACGAACAGCCCGCGCGCGATGGCCGCCAGCACGTAGGCGACGTAGAACTCGCGATAGCTGATGGGCGGGAGCAGGATGAACACGATGTTGCCGGTGATCTTGCTCTGGATCAGCGACGAGGAGGTGTTGGCGAAGGCATTCTGCAGCACCGACATCATCACCAGGCCCGGCACCAGGAAGGCCGTGTAAGGCACGTTGCCGTACACGGTCACGTGGCGATCGAGCACATGGGAGAAGATCATCAGGTACAGCACCGCGGTGAGCACGGGCGCGCCCACGGTCTGGAAGCCCACGCGCCAGAAGCGCAGCACCTCCTTGTACAGCAGGGTCCGGAAACCGGTGTAGCGAGAGACCTCAGGCGGCATGCATCACACCCACGAAAACCTTCTCCAGATCGGGTTCGCCGAGCACCATCTCCTCGATCCGGCCACCGGTGAGGCGGATGCGCGAGAGCATGTCCTCGACCTCGCCGTAACGCTCGAAGGGAATCTCCACCCAGCCGTCGCCGGCCTCCCGCGCACCGGGCAGGAAGTCCAGGCCGATGGGCTCGGCCAGGCGCACGCGCAGGGCATGGGTGGAGAAGCGGTGCAGCAGGTTGCTGGTGGTGTCGAGGGCCACGATGCGCCCGGCCTTGAGCATGGCGATGCGGTGGCACAAGGCCTCGGCCTCCTCCAGATAGTGGGTGGTCAGGACGATGGTGTGCCCGTCCGTATTGAGCTTGCGGATGAAGGCCCACAGCCCCTGGCGCAATTCCACGTCCACCCCCGCGGTCGGTTCGTCGAGCACGATCACCGGCGGCCGGTGCACCAGCGCCTGCGCCACCAGCACGCGCCGCTTCATGCCGCCGGAGAGCATGCGCATGTTGGCGTCGGCTTTCGCGGTCAGGTCGAGATGTTCGAGGATCTCGTCGATCCAGGCGTCGTTGCGGGTCAGGCCGAAATAGCCCGACTGCAGACGCAGGGCCTCGCGGACGGTGAAGAAGGGATCGAAGACCAGTTCCTGCGGCACCACGCCAAGCTGGCGCCGGGCGTTGCGGTAGTCGCTCACCACGTCGTGCCCCATCACTTCGAGGACGCCGTCGTCGAGGCGCGTCAGGCCCGCCAGCGCGGAGATGAGCGTGGTCTTGCCGGCCCCGTTGGGACCCAGCAGACCGAAGAACTCGCCCTGGCGAATCTCCAGGTCCACACCGGCGAGCGCCTGCAACGGACCGTAGTGCTTACGCGCACCACGGATCGAGATGGCCGAAACGCTCATGCGTCGGTCGACTTGAGCAGTTCGCTGACGCCGTACAGATCGGCCAGCGCGGCGAGCCCGGCGGGCATACCCCGGACCTGAAGCGTCT
The nucleotide sequence above comes from Nitrogeniibacter mangrovi. Encoded proteins:
- the hisI gene encoding phosphoribosyl-AMP cyclohydrolase, translating into MNAPSNRWLNEICWDDQGLVPVIAQDAHTGEVLMFAWMNREALSLTAEKGEAVYWSRSRRKLWHKGEESGHFQKVLEIRADCDKDVILLKIEQVGGMACHTGRRSCFFNRHTNDGEWDVVEPVLKDPEEIYK
- the tatC gene encoding twin-arginine translocase subunit TatC produces the protein MSEAGQDTFMAHLVELRDRLLRAVVAVVVVFVCLMPWAGQIYDLLALPMMHALPDGTRMIATGVVTPFFVPVKVTLMVAFVAALPVVLYQAWAFVAPGLYAHEKRLALPLVAGSTVLFLLGMAFCYFFVFNMVFKFIGEFAPKSITPAPDIEQYLSFVMTMFLAFGITFEVPVIVILLTKFGIVERSKLKEARPYVVVGAFVIAAVVTPPDMISQFMLAVPMWMLFELGLILAKYVSQDSAADDEVSSTDVTPTP
- the hisF gene encoding imidazole glycerol phosphate synthase subunit HisF gives rise to the protein MLAKRIIPCLDVNAGRVVKGVNFVELRDAGDPVEVARRYDEQGADEITFLDITASSDDRDIILHVVEQVAEQVFIPLTVGGGVRTVADVRRLLNAGADKVSINTAAVTHPDIVAEASGKVGSQCIVVAIDAKQTAPGKWEVFTHGGRKNTGLDAIEWARKVESLGAGEILLTSMDRDGTKNGFDLGLTRAVSDAVRIPIIASGGVGTLDHLADGVTEGRADAVLAASIFHFGQHTVHEAKAFMRERGIEVRL
- a CDS encoding phosphoribosyl-ATP diphosphatase, encoding MIDIEVLHRVAKTLAERKAADPDASYVSSLYAKGTDAICKKVAEEAAETIMAAKDGNHLHLVWEVTDVWFHSMVLLAHFGLTVDDVLAEFRRREGVSGIDEKKSRNAG
- a CDS encoding histidine triad nucleotide-binding protein, giving the protein MTDCIFCKIVAGEIPSKKAYEDEDILVFHDINAQAPVHLLAIPKQHVASLAEATPEHNAVMGKLLQVGARVAIEQGCTDGFRTLINTGRVGRQEVYHLHVHFVGGPDVLPPMLKR
- the tatA gene encoding Sec-independent protein translocase subunit TatA, producing MGSFSIWHWLIVLVIVMLVFGTKKLRNIGQDLGGAVKGFKEGMKEANSEADAAKPEQLDGKTINAEAKEKVNNS
- the hisH gene encoding imidazole glycerol phosphate synthase subunit HisH, producing the protein MIDVAVIDYGMGNLRSVEKAIAHVAGEATVRVTDDPAVVASARRVVFPGQGAMPDCMAELEARGLHDAVLKAAAEKPFLGICIGLQMLFERSEEGHVAGLGVFPGQVRRFPDERMVGADGARLKVPHMGWNEVWHHGAHPMWAGIPDGDRFYFVHSYYVDPAQGDVVAAHTDYGLRFTSAVARDNIFAVQFHPEKSARAGLQLLTNFIGWNP
- the hisA gene encoding 1-(5-phosphoribosyl)-5-[(5-phosphoribosylamino)methylideneamino]imidazole-4-carboxamide isomerase, which translates into the protein MLLIPAIDLKDGHCVRLKQGEMEDATVFSDNPAAMARHWLDQGARRLHLVDLNGAFAGKPVNEEAIQAIVEAVGDEIPVQLGGGIRDLDTIERYLDDGIDYVIIGTAAVKNPGFLQDACSAFPGHIIVGLDAKDGKVAVDGWSKMTGHDVVDLAKKFEDYGVEGVIYTDIGRDGMLSGVNVEATVRLAQSLLIPVIASGGIASLKDIEDLCAVESEGVMGAITGRAIYEGTLDFRAAQARADELAG
- the tatB gene encoding Sec-independent protein translocase protein TatB, with the protein product MFDIGFSELMIIGIVGLVVIGPERLPRVARTVGHLLGRLQRYVGDVKSDIQREMQLEDLKKLQQEVASQARDLENNIRAQTDAMQKDMQSTADSLNASVAELTDDGAAAKAPDAASLARAEKDIEAAVARGDAHEDEAGAGADDNQMALGLDEAAADKRESKT
- a CDS encoding Do family serine endopeptidase, with protein sequence MARRLWLIFAQAVTVAVAVVFVISTFKPEWLPGQHPTVIAVADGTSASTTPPARTGSYAPAAQRALPTVVHIFTSKEVRNPRNPLLDDPIFRHFFGDRLGRPQQRTSGLGSGVIASPDGYILTNNHVIEAADEIEVALEDGRKFSARLVGRDPETDLAVLRIEAGAPLPAITFAGKNALQVGDVVLAIGNPFGVGQTVTMGIVSALQRNHLGISTFENFIQTDAAINPGNSGGALVNSEGELVGINSAIYSRSGGSLGIGFAIPVDFAKDVMEQIIRTGQVTRGWIGVEIQDLTPELATSFGLKSTAGALIAGVMRGGPADQAGIRPGDVLTAIDKQAIEDPQRMLEMIAAITPGRRAHFKLIRAGKSYQTEVEIGRRPTAVKGD